One part of the Candida albicans SC5314 chromosome R, complete sequence genome encodes these proteins:
- a CDS encoding uncharacterized protein (Protein of unknown function; Spider biofilm induced; upregulated in a cyr1 null mutant) has translation MHMTTNPKKHSRSDDDEEDSLHDYSGKRVKLDSLLKNLSLKDQENEKRYIINPKITYENIFSKSGSRYSSFTESQLASNLNEKLTRSFKNVLESGLRLIPWYNSKFLIMYRYQKWFIKLFNRFIKKYNERNRVSISTFHSFADIVKLVRDKLITLEDLANIINQENQLEMKRLELKQEMRRSEKRFEEVTAEQDAYQDLKYNYWDNLKFDKDLDMLDVSDDEPDNLKFEELDDDTVMVQDL, from the coding sequence ATGCATATGACGACAAATCCGAAAAAGCACTCCAGGTCAGATGACGATGAGGAAGATTCTCTACATGATTATTCCGGAAAACGGGTGAAGTTAGATTCacttttgaagaatttgtcCCTCAAAGACCAAGAAAACGAAAAGAGATATATAATTAATCCCAAAATCACGTACgaaaatatttttagtAAATCTGGATCACGCTATTCCTCATTTACAGAATCACAATTGGCATCCAACCTAAATGAAAAACTAACTAGGAGTTTCAAAAATGTACTAGAATCAGGGTTACGATTGATACCATGGTATAATTCCAAGTTTCTTATAATGTATCGATATCAAAAATGgtttatcaaattgttcaaCCGGTTTATCAAGAAATATAATGAAAGAAACAGAGTATCGATCAGCACGTTTCACTCTTTCGCAGATATAGTGAAGTTAGTTAGGGATAAGTTGATCACTTTAGAAGATCTAGCGAATATAATAAACCAGGAAAATCAACTTGAAATGAAAAGATTAGAGCTCAAACAAGAGATGAGACGACTGGAAAAACGGTTTGAAGAGGTCACAGCAGAACAAGATGCTTATCAAGATCTCAAATACAACTATTGGGATAACTTAAAGTTTGACAAAGATCTCGATATGTTGGATGTATCTGATGATGAGCCagataatttgaaatttgaagaGTTAGATGATGATACAGTAATGGTACAGGATCTCTAA
- a CDS encoding uncharacterized protein (Ortholog of C. dubliniensis CD36 : Cd36_27230, C. parapsilosis CDC317 : CPAR2_801320, Candida tenuis NRRL Y-1498 : CANTEDRAFT_113198 and Debaryomyces hansenii CBS767 : DEHA2E23782g) produces the protein MLSVLCLPDDIVLTIFKHLSPDECSEIITNIEDIHIAQPFVDKLYQRLLSGKLLITNDQPNHRYIADYQLTLEKFQNKFLDTSVEALMFRSTRPNYMEFNFTRQHCDYMNFIYNLKQFHELLKDPNCQEYFRKVLQVNMYLDANLVLIENPDNLTAIVIKSVLELSDHPELACKVKHLTIKAGDIGNMCVPQWSLLLPKFTSLVSLNMSQNLLKSNYGQYLDVWGRQEKFPNGLKSLNLNYNMLTYVSKQFLSCLPHTLEELLMNQNDIELVENCDLGLLLPNLRRWELNYTKLSVINPQMIISCKTGFTLELMSTYLPQPDINELQRIAHEKSLHIIV, from the coding sequence ATGTTGCTGGTACTTTGTCTACCAGACGATATCGTCCTTACAATATTTAAACACCTATCACCTGATGAATGCAGTGAAATTATTACCAATATTGAAGACATCCATATAGCTCAGCCATTTGTCGACAAATTATATCAGCGACTACTCAGTGGGAAGTTATTGATAACAAATGATCAACCCAATCATCGGTATATAGCAGACTATCAACTAACACTAGAAAAGTtccaaaacaaatttttggACACATCCGTGGAAGCCTTGATGTTTCGACTGACACGTCCAAATTATAtggaattcaattttactAGACAGCATTGTGACTACAtgaatttcatttataatttgaagCAATTTCATGAGCTATTGAAAGACCCAAATTGTCAAGAATACTTTCGAAAAGTATTGCAAGTGAACATGTATCTTGATGCTAACTTGGTCTTGATTGAAAATCCAGACAACTTAACAGCCATCGTCATCAAACTGGTATTGGAATTAAGTGACCACCCCGAACTTGCGTGCAAAGTGAAGCATTTGACTATAAAGGCAGGTGATATAGGGAATATGTGTGTGCCACAGTGGTCTCTTTTACTTCCCAAATTCACTTCACTTGTTTCTTTGAATATGCTGCAGAATTTACTCAAGAGTAACTATGGACAATACTTGGATGTTTGGGGCCGACAGGAAAAATTCCCCAACGGTTTGAAACTGTTAAACCTCAACTACAACATGCTCACATATGTTTCTAAACAATTTCTATCATGTCTTCCACACACATTAGAAGAATTACTAATGAATCAGAACGACATAGAACTTGTCGAAAATTGTGATTTGGGATTGCTTCTACCAAATCTACGAAGATGGGAACTCAATTATACCAAGTTAAGTGTCATCAATCCTCAGATGATAATATCTTGCAAGACAGGATTCACCCTAGAATTAATGTCAACTTATTTGCCGCAACCAGATATTAATGAGCTACAAAGAATAGCCCACGAAAAGTCTTTACATATTATAGTATAG
- the CEX1 gene encoding Cex1p (Ortholog(s) have tRNA binding activity, role in tRNA export from nucleus and cytoplasm, nuclear pore localization) gives MEFFTKTLSSFTGGSIPYKLKDKIVDPLAPTTSLDRNSIWTLHDGINPKDNSPVSVFEFNLKDPANQQRIGLARNTFKKLKLIKFPGVISIVDFIDNDYSLYIITEPVKPLSIYLEETGLKGDSLVAGIYSVAQSISFINEAANSLYGGLNYFSSVYVTLSGDWKLMGFELLTNLTSDPDQPIYRLSRYMPISWKEYSNDLDSETIRKDPKKFDSYRFGNFIMTVFNNGVIDTNYSKLPPKMSASVKRLLSQKPNLRSTITMYLKDLESWHKQNSVIKFTEQVNELKFLQESEKIAFFKHELPEYIQDDSSFPPGLLSYKLLPELINQYKQLSKSPTADPGRQETLSTILNLTIKFGIKLEADEFNKTIKPIIIDSFALADRSIRLVLLTHLPDYQQFLTETDIQYKIFNQLITGFQDTNFMIRETTLKSITIVIDKISVKQVNQELLRILAKSQMDPKPSIRVNTVILIIKISSKIYKSSKNNVLITALAKSLRDTFIPCKMTALQGFESLIDEFSLEEICSKILGHLAISLMDRKSSKVRKEAKRIFQLYLDSVESHANSLPEGDEDEDEEEREFFKKFSPASVPSNNTSTDNVASTGNTSNNTASSFGWGMVSKFTSLGGEMNKDFNRSTPDITRATSPTITADDTAATKIDDNGWDDFNDEWVNDEPDVVDVPDTIIEPTRKINLGKSTDITTPKKLPSKPAPRKTTSLKLGSKTTKPKQTLQLNLKVDDDDNDDNWGDGW, from the coding sequence ATGGAATTCTTCACCAAGACCTTGAGTTCCTTCACCGGGGGATCTATTCCATATAAGttaaaagataaaataGTTGACCCTTTGGCGCCTACCACATCATTGGATCGTAACTCGATTTGGACATTACATGATGGAATTAATCCAAAAGATAACTCACCAGTATCAgtatttgaattcaatttgaaagacCCAGCTAATCAACAACGTATTGGTTTAGCCAGAAAtacatttaaaaaattgaaattaattaaattccCCGGAGTAATTTCCATAGTTGATTTTATCGACAATGATTATTCGTTGTATATAATCACAGAACCTGTTAAACCTTTACTGATTTACCTTGAAGAAACTGGACTTAAAGGTGATTCCTTAGTTGCTGGTATTTATTCAGTTGCCCAAAGTATTTCCTTTATAAATGAGGCAGCCAATTCCTTGTATGGTGGGTTAAACTATTTTTCTTCCGTATATGTTACTTTGTCAGGCGACTGGAAGTTAATGGGGTTCGAATTGCTTACCAATTTAACATCTGACCCAGATCAACCGATCTACAGATTATCAAGATACATGCCTATTTCTTGGAAAGAATATTCCAATGATTTGGATTCGGAGACTATTCGCAAAGATCCTAagaaatttgattcataCAGATTTGGTAATTTCATTATGACTGTGTTTAATAATGGTGTTATTGACACAAATTATAGCAAGCTCCCTCCTAAGATGTCAGCGTCCGTCAAGAGACTTTTACTGcaaaaaccaaatttaaGAAGTACCATTACCATGTATTTGAAAGATTTAGAATCATGGCACAAACAAAATTCAGTTATTAAATTTACAGAACAAGTCAATGAATTAAAGTTTTTACAGGAGTCTGAAAAAATAGCTTTCTTCAAACACGAGTTGCCAGAATATATTCAAGATGATTCCTCATTCCCACCAGGGTTATTGAGTTACAAATTATTGCCAGAATTGATTAACCAATACAAGCAATTATCCAAATCCCCCACAGCAGACCCAGGACGTCAAGAAACACTATCAACTATACTTAATTTGACAATCAAGTTTGGGATTAAATTAGAAGCCGATGAATTCAACAAGACGATAAAGCcgattattattgatagtTTTGCTCTTGCAGATAGATCAATTAGACTAGTGTTGTTAACACATTTACCCGACtaccaacaatttttaactGAAACAGATATTCAATACAAGatatttaatcaattgataactGGGTTTCAAGATACCAATTTTATGATTAGAGAAACCACATTAAAGTCAATTAcaattgttattgataaaatatCAGTTAAACAAGTTAACCAAGAGCTATTGAGGATTTTAGCCAAGTCTCAAATGGATCCAAAACCATCAATTAGAGTGAATACAGTTATCTTaatcattaaaatttccctgaaaatttacaaatcCTCGAAAAATAATGTTTTAATCACTGCCCTTGCGAAATCATTACGTGATACATTTATTCCATGTAAAATGACCGCATTACAAGGTTTTGAGTCATTGATAGACGAATTTTCGTTAGAAGAAATATGTTCCAAAATTCTAGGTCATTTGGCAATCTCACTTATGGATAGGAAACTGAGTAAAGTTAGAAAAGAAGCAAAAAGAATATTCCAATTGTATTTGGACTCTGTGGAATCCCATGCAAACCTGTTACCAGAAggagatgaagatgaagacgaAGAGGAGCGTgagtttttcaaaaagtTTTCTCCTGCTAGTGTCCCTTCCAATAACACAAGCACAGACAATGTTGCTTCAACAGGAAATACAAGTAACAATACAGCTTCATCTTTTGGCTGGGGGATGGTTAGTAAATTTACTTCATTGGGAGGAGAAATGAATAAAGATTTCAATCGTTCCACTCCAGATATAACTAGAGCGACATCTCCTACAATTACTGCTGATGATACTGCTGCTACCAAGATTGATGACAATGGTTGGGATGACTTCAATGATGAATGGGTCAATGATGAACCAGATGTAGTCGATGTACCAGATACCATTATAGAACCAACCAGAAAGATCAATTTAGGAAAGTCTACTGATATAACAACTCCTAAAAAATTGCCATCAAAACCTGCTCCAAGAAAGACTACATCTTTGAAATTGGGTTCCAAAACAACTAAACCGAAACAAACTTtgcaattgaatttgaaagttGACGATGATGACAATGATGATAACTGGGGAGATGGTTggtaa